A stretch of DNA from Thiothrix subterranea:
CGTAGCCCGGAGTCTTTGATCGTATCAATAATTTCTTCAGCAGGTGTCTTTTCAGCCAGAATTTTTCGCCATGCCTGATAGCCGCCAACTTTGAGGTAGCTTTCCAAGGTATTGGCTTGGTCGCCAAATTGGGTCGTGATGAAACAGACTTGATTTGCCATGTGCTTACTCCAGTCCGTCCAAAATCTCATCCACTTTTTCAGGGGTGAGATGGGTGTGGTATACGTGGTTGACCTGCATCATCGGCGCACTGCTGCAAGCGGCAAGGCACTCTTCTTCAACTTTGAGGAAAAATTTACCGTCTGGCGTGGATTCGCCCAGCTTAATGCCCAGCTTTTTCTCAACATGATCGAGAATCACATCCGAACCGCACAACATACAGGACACATTGGTACAAACCGAAATGCTGTACTTCGCCGCCGCTTTCGCATCCATTTCGTACATGGAATAAAAGCTGGCAACTTCATACACCGCAATTTCGGGCAAGCCTAAATAATCTGCCACCGCATCCATTTTTTCGCGGGATAAATAATGGTCTTCGTGCATCACCGCACGTAACGCTGCCAGCAGTGCCGATTGCTTTTTATCCGCCGGATAACGTGCCAACCAGCTATCAATGTCTTCACGCTCGTGATGGCTGAGCAAGTCGCTTTTGCGCTTGAGCATCGTAATAGGATGTTCAGTCATCAACGGTCAACCTCCCCGAAAACAATATCTTGGGTGCCGATAATCGCCACCACGTCAGCCAGCATGTGGCCTTTCACCATTTCATCCAAGCCAGATAAATGTGCAAATCCCGGCGCACGTACTTTTAAGCGGTACGGTTTATTCGCGCCATCCGATACGATGTAGCAACCAAATTCACCTTTAGGGTGTTCCACCGCTGCATAGGATTCGCCTTCCGGCAAGCAATAGCCTTCGGTCATCAGCTTGAAGTGCTGAATCAAGGCTTCCATATCCTGTTTCATCTCAGCACGTTTCGGCGGGGCAATTTTGCTGTCTTCCAGCATTACTTCGCCGGGATTCACACGCAGCCAGTCAATGCATTGCTTGATAATGCGATTGGATTGGCGCATCTCTTCGATCCGCACTAAAT
This window harbors:
- a CDS encoding NADH-quinone oxidoreductase subunit NuoE family protein, with the translated sequence MTEHPITMLKRKSDLLSHHEREDIDSWLARYPADKKQSALLAALRAVMHEDHYLSREKMDAVADYLGLPEIAVYEVASFYSMYEMDAKAAAKYSISVCTNVSCMLCGSDVILDHVEKKLGIKLGESTPDGKFFLKVEEECLAACSSAPMMQVNHVYHTHLTPEKVDEILDGLE